GGTGAGCGATGGCCAAGGTGGTGTGATGGGCGGCGATGGCGGCCAGCTCTTTGAGGATGGCTTGTTCCGATTCGGAATCCAGCGCCGAGGTGGCTTCATCGAACACCAGGATTTTCGGGTTTTTCAATACCACGCGGGCGATGGCGATGCGCTGTTTTTCGCCGCCGGAGAGTTTCAGGCCGCGCTCGCCCACCAGCGTGTCGTAGCCTTCCGGCAGGGCGGCGACAAAGTCGTGGATATGGGCCATGCGGGCGGCCCGGATGACTTCTTCGCGGCTGGCCTCGGGCCTGGCGTAGGCGATGTTGTAGTAGATGGTGTCGTTGAACAGCACAGTGTCCTGGGGCACGATGCCGATGGCGGCGCGCAGGCTGTCTTGCGCAACCTCGCGGATGTCCTGGCCGTTGACCAGGATGCGGCCGCCGTCCACCTCGTAGAAGCGGAACAACAAGCGCACCAGGGTGGACTTGCCACTGCCGGAGTGGCCCACCACAGCGACTTTCTTGCCGGCGGGCACCTCAAAACTCACGTCCTTGAGGATGGGGCGCCGCGGGTCGTAGCTGAAATCCACGTGTTCGAAGCGGATGCCGCCGTCGCCCACCCGGAGTGGTGCCGCCCCTGGGCGGTCTTTTACATCGGGCTCCTGGGACAGCAGGCCGAACATCTTTTCCATGTCTGCCAGGGAGTGTTTGATCTCGCGGTAGACGAAACCGAGGAAGTTCATGGGAATGAACAGCTGCAGCAAATAGGCGTTGATCATCACCAGATCGCCCAGGGTCAGTGTTTGCGCCACCACGCCATCGGCCGCCAGCCACAGCAGCCAGGTGGCGCCCAGGGCGACGATGGCACCCTGGCCGAAGTTCAGGGCCGACAATGAGGTCTGATTGCGGATGGCCGCCTGTTCCCAGCTTTGCAGGTTTTCGTCGTAGCGGCGCGCTTCGAAGTCTTCGTTGCCGAAATATTTCACCGTTTCGAAATTGAGCAGGCTGTCAATGGCGCGGGTGTTGGCCCTGGAGTCCAGTTCGTTCATCTGGCGGCGGAATTTCAAGCGCCATTCCGTCACCAGCAGGGTGAAGGCGATGTAAACCACGATGGTGAAAAAAGTGATGGCGGCGAAGGCGGCGTCGTAGAGCACCAGAAGAATCACCGCCACCAGGACCACTTCCAGCAGGGTGGGTACCACGTTGAACACCATGAAGGTCATCAGAAAACTGATGCCCCGCGCGCCACGCTCAATGTCCCGCGACACCCCGCCGGTCTGCCGCTCAAGATGAAAGCGCAGCGACAGATTGTGCAGATGGCGGAAGACTTTCAAGGCG
The genomic region above belongs to Gammaproteobacteria bacterium and contains:
- a CDS encoding ABC transporter ATP-binding protein/permease; amino-acid sequence: MRPSAPPPPTRIRDWKAIRTLLPFVWEYKGRVSLALGCLILAKVANVSVPVMLKGIVDHLDPSQHPAVALPVAFLLGYGLVRLSSAFFGELRDALFAKVTQRAIRRIALKVFRHLHNLSLRFHLERQTGGVSRDIERGARGISFLMTFMVFNVVPTLLEVVLVAVILLVLYDAAFAAITFFTIVVYIAFTLLVTEWRLKFRRQMNELDSRANTRAIDSLLNFETVKYFGNEDFEARRYDENLQSWEQAAIRNQTSLSALNFGQGAIVALGATWLLWLAADGVVAQTLTLGDLVMINAYLLQLFIPMNFLGFVYREIKHSLADMEKMFGLLSQEPDVKDRPGAAPLRVGDGGIRFEHVDFSYDPRRPILKDVSFEVPAGKKVAVVGHSGSGKSTLVRLLFRFYEVDGGRILVNGQDIREVAQDSLRAAIGIVPQDTVLFNDTIYYNIAYARPEASREEVIRAARMAHIHDFVAALPEGYDTLVGERGLKLSGGEKQRIAIARVVLKNPKILVFDEATSALDSESEQAILKELAAIAAHHTTLAIAHRLSTIVDADEILVLDQGRVIERGTHRALLSARGAYATMWTLQQQERRRLEEEGE